From a single Candidatus Brevundimonas phytovorans genomic region:
- a CDS encoding PTS sugar transporter subunit IIA, with product MIGLVIVTHGGLASEFLAAMEHVVGPQRGVAAICIGPEDDMERRRRDIVDAAAAVNDGDGVILLTDMFGGTPSNLAISVMEQTHAEVIAGLNLPMLIKLASVRGREDLETCVAHAQDAGRKYISVASWVLAGEK from the coding sequence ATGATCGGGCTGGTGATCGTCACCCACGGGGGCCTCGCCTCTGAATTCCTGGCGGCGATGGAGCACGTGGTCGGCCCTCAACGGGGCGTGGCTGCGATCTGCATCGGCCCCGAGGACGACATGGAGCGGCGCCGCCGCGACATCGTCGACGCGGCCGCGGCCGTGAACGACGGCGACGGCGTCATCCTGCTGACCGACATGTTCGGCGGCACGCCCTCCAACCTGGCCATTTCGGTCATGGAACAGACCCACGCCGAGGTCATCGCCGGGCTGAACCTGCCCATGCTGATCAAGCTGGCCAGCGTGCGCGGTCGCGAAGACCTTGAAACCTGCGTCGCCCATGCACAGGACGCCGGGCGCAAATACATCTCGGTGGCGTCCTGGGTTCTGGCGGGCGAGAAATGA